The Apibacter raozihei DNA segment TTCGTTCCAGTTATAATACTGATTATACCGAGAAGTAAGGGTTCCTCTTTTCCAGTCAAAATCATACGATGCTACTAAAGGTGCAGACAGTTCTCCTTTTTGTTCTGTTTTAGTAATAAACCCGGCACCGTCAATCGTATTTTTAATGGTTATTCCGTTACCTAATTGGGCGTTTAACACCTGCATTCTTTCATTCATGCCGGTGAGCTGCCAAAGAATTTTTCCACTTTCTGCATGTGTTTTTTTATCTAAAATCCCATTATACAGGTTATATGAATTTTGAACCGTAATTGCTGAAACCTGCTTCCCTAAAGAAGTGGTAACTCTCTCTGTCTGAGTCCTTCCCAATGGATCGTAGGTATATTCTTTAAAATAAGCAGCCTGAGGCGTTATTTCCCTTGTATTTTTTAACCGATAGAACGTATCGTAGTTATACACATTAGTATAAGCCTGTCCGTTTGCCGTTCCTGTTTCTTTTAAAAGCAATCCTTTATCCGAGTATTCATAGCTCACGGTTACCTGTGTATGGGAACCTGTTATTCTTTTGGTAAGCACCTTGCCCATAGGTGAATAGGTATAAGTCGTAGTTCCATCCGGTGTGGTTTCCGTAATTTGCTCTCCGTAGTTATTATAAGAATAAGTATACGGTTGGGAACTTACGGCCGGATCATGCAAATAGATCTTTCTTCCCCATCCATCTTGTTTGGTTGTAATAATATGTCCTCCGTAATTTGAGGTTTTAGGGGTACCATTGGCATAGTAGCTATAGGTTATGGTTTCGCCATTATCATCCACTTTTATGGTATTACCATTGGCATCTTTGGTTAGGGTTTTCTTTTTCACCCCATCGGATGTGGTAACAGAGAGTCCTTTATAGGAAATTGTATTTACTTTACCGGTAAATAAAGTTTGTTTCACCGGTCGACTCAGCTCGTCGTATTCGGTTAGGTTCCAATAGGCGGGACTTCCCTCGCTCTCAAAATACGGTTCGCTTTCTTTTAGCTTTCTACCCAGTACATCGTAAACCGTCTCTTTAGAGACATAGGTTCCCGAAGCAAAACCTTTGGTCGTAGCTTTGATATCCCGCCCGTACACATCTTTGTATAGTGCCGAATATTCTCCGGTCTGGTTATTGAAGCTGATTATTTTTGCTCCGCCTTCTGAGGTTCTTTGATATTCCGTATAGGTAATCAAAGGTTGATCGGAGGTTCCGGTAGTTGTTACTTTTATTAATTTCCCCCAGCCGTCATAAACCGTTTGTATTTTAGTTCCTAAAGCATCGGTATGTTCCAGTACCTGTCCCCAAGTATTATAAATAAAGTTTTCGGTAAGGTTATTTATATCTGTTTTCCTGATAACAAACCGCCCTTCCGAATCATAGGTATCTTTAACAGTACGTGGTGACACTCCCGGTGCAGATATTGTTTTCTGAATCAGATTTCCCCAGTCATCGTATGTGTATGATTCTGCTATTTCATCAGTTTTATACCCTTTTTTGAAACTTTGTTTTATCAAATTCTTATCATAGGTAAATCTTTCTTCGGAGGTATAGGTATCATTGTATGCAGTTACTGCGCTTTCTTTTTTCACCAGCCTTCCAATATAATAATTTTCGTTGGCTCCTGTCGCATCATTATCATAGGTATATTTACTGATAAGAGTGCTAACTCCGTTATTCATTTTTGTCTGAATTGGATTTCCGTAACTATCGTATTGATAGTTCTCGGTCGTTGTTTTTCCGGTTATGTAGTCATTTTCTGACTTATCAGCCGGTAAAATTTTAATGATTCCGGATGTAGATCTTTGAGTGTAAAAACGCGTGGAACTTTTAGACAAGAGCTGATTATCCTGAGGTGTACTAATAAGATTGTAGTTATTGCCTTTAAAGGTCCAGGAAGATATCCATGGGGAATAACTTCCTTCGTTTCGCCCTAGTTGCGGGTACATTTCTTCCACTGACCATATTTCAGCTTTCACGATATTTTCATCCGTCATCCAGTTGGAACGTGCAACTTTTTTAAACCCTAACAGCCCTAGCCCTTGGGTATGCGCTGTTAACCCAAAATATTTATATTTCTGATACAGGTACTTGGTCCCGGTCCTTACCGTTACTTTTTCTACGACATCCATATTAGGAACCTGAATGATCTCTTTATACGGATACACTTCTTGATCGGAAGAGAAATAAACTCCTGCCGCATCACCTAAGCCTTTATTTTGTATATTAGGAATCAAAGAGGCATAATCTAGTTGGGTTACTATATTTCCGCCGGATTCTGAAACCTGCGTTATCAGAATTTCTTTTCGTAAATCCTTATTAAATTTACCTTTCCATATTTGCTTCCCCTGGCCAAATAGATAATTCCCTGTTTTTTCGTTATTTTTATAGTCGGCAACTATCAGTTCTATGGGTTCTTCATATCCATATCTGGATCGAAGAGGAGTACTTTGCATCATATTGGCGAAAACCGGTTTTTCCGCACCTCCCATATTTTCAAAATAACGAATATAGCCTCTTCCGTCTCTGTCTCCGGGCTGAACCGTCCAAGATTCATATTCTGATTCTACAAAATCCGCTTTTCCGTCTTTGTTTAAGTCAACCAACTGGTATTTTCTCACCCGTACCCTATTGGCAGATGGACGTCCTTCCCAGTATGGCTTATACTCTCTAAAATAATTATATTTGATCTTATCAAACCCTTTTCCTGTTGATATATAGATGTACCAATTGGTAGAACCTTCAGCTTCAGGTACCATAATATCTATTTTCCCATCCCCATTTAAATCTCCGACTAAATAGGTCTTCTCACTACCATATTCGGGCATATGGCCTCTAAATAATTCTTTAAAATTACTTTCTTTATCAAATGTGTATAGAGTAAAATATCCATCAGAATTGATGGTAAAAATATCGTCTTTTCCATCCCCGTTAAAATCTGCAATGGTAATAATATCATCATATTTTAAATTCATTCCTGTAACGAAATAGGTTTTTTGTGATGAATTAGGGTTCATATCAACGTAATAGGCGGGAACATGCTTTTCAATTTCTCTTTCACGACAGATATCTACTCCTCCACTTGGAATAGGTGCTGGTATACTCTCAATATTGTAATAAATAGTTTTGGATTTTCCTAACACAAGAATTTCCGATATTCCATCTCCGTTAAAATCTCCAGAAAGTATTTTTTTTTGTGCTCCTCTTCCTGTATATATTGGTAATTTAGAGGTACTGTAACAATGTTTTCTACTTCCATATACATTTACATAGGGATAATCAATTTCCTTTGTATATACATCTTTAAACTGATTAGAAGGCTTATCAAAATCCTTTACTTTTAAAATAAGTTTTTGCCCTTTGAGATATTCAATATCATAGGTACTCAACTCAGAATCATTCTTATCTCCATAGTATAAAATTGATTGATAGTTGTTTAGTTTATTTGCTGTTGAAAAATTAATGGAAGTACCTAGGAATAATCCCTGAGGATCAATTGAACTGATACTATTATCCACTCCCAATTTATTGAATATATTCCAATAAAGTTTGTTATTAGCATCAATTACATCTGCCTCTCCATCACCATTAAAATCTCCGGTTGCTCTAACATCCCTCAGATTTCCTAATGTTTTAAGTTCAACTTTTTCATATCCCGAAAAAGAACCGGCTGTATTTTTATAAGAAAAGGAAACCGGATTAGCGGCTTGATTTTTACTGTTAAATTCTTGTATAGAAGAAACCCTTTGATAATTTCCACTTATTTTTTCGTGAGTAACCTGATATTTTTTAAATAATGCACCGGAGGAATATACTTCAATTTTATCAAGGATTCGGGTATTTATTAGTTTGATTCCTTGTATATAAGCGAACTCCATCCGTTCACGTTTTTTATAAAAAAACTGGATACTGTTAGATACTCCGGAGGATTTATTTTCGTTTTTCCCCCACAAAATTTTACTTATATATGTGGTATTAAACTCTTTTTCATATATATATTCAATATAATTGCCCTGCGGATCTTTCCATTTTTTAATCAGCCATTCCGTAATGCCTCTTGAATCTTCCGAAGAACCGTAAAATACTTGCGTTCCATCCGGAAACGTAACTTTAAAATATTCAGGCTTAACACCTTCCTGCCCGGATAAATTTGCAGTACCCAGCGATTCAATTTTTAAATTCGAATAGTTTTCTGTCTGATAAATAGCTCCCGGTTTTCCATATTCACCTTGCTTCAGAATAAGTCTTTGACCATCTAATGAAAATCTGATATTTTCGTTAAAACTTACTCCCGAAACGAAACCGTCTAAATCTAAACGTGTTGAGACCACTGAAATAGAGGAGATTCCTGAAATACTCCATCCATAACCAGCCATTCCATTATCAGAGGAGCTGTTATAACTTAAAGAGATCTGCGGCCCAATATTTTTAACTCCCGGTGGAACCGCAACGGGTATCACGTAACTAGCCGATCCCATGTTTGAGACTGAAATTTCTCCTTTAGTATCAGCAACGCCTAAAGACGAAGAAGATGACGGATCATCCGAAATATTAGAGGTTCCATCTCCTTTCCCCCCGGTAATAGAGGCAGAAAACTGAGTCTCATTCTTAGCCGTAACCCTAAATCCCGGAGTAAATATGATGTATTCCGAATCTGTTATCTTTTGGTTAGAATCATTGTCAGGCAATGAAGATACGATCTTTTGTGCATTCAAATTAAATGTATATAACAAGAATACCCCTATAAAAAGTATTGTATTAGGTAGTTTCATAGGAAATAGTTTAGTTTTTTATAACGGAATGGAGTAATACTTCTCCGTTAGAACAGTAAATTTTAAAATAATATACTCCGGGTAATCTGTAGGCCATATTTATCCATATTCTTCTTTCTGAAGCTATAAATTTAACCTCTTCTACAGCATTGCCATTATAAGGAACTAATTCTATTTTTGTTAACAGATTGGCTATGGATGAGTCCCATTCAATAAATAATCCTGTTTCTACCGGATTAGGATAAATAAGGATTCTTTTTTCTGAAGACTTATCTAAAGCATCTAAGGAACTTTCTTCTCTAAATTTCTTTTGATTTTCTAATTGATATTTTCTTAGTACCTGATTACCCGAAATATCATAATCGAATACCAATTTTTCTGATTGGGAAAACGTAAATACGAATAAGAATAAAAGTAAGGCAGAGTAACTTTTTTTCATAGACATTATTTTAATTTGACTTTAGTTAGTACTCAAAAATACAAATAATAAAATAATTAAACCAATATTTAATCCTATATTTATAAGTATAAATGCATAAAAAAACAGATTGATATAATCAATCTGTTTTTTAACGAAATTATTGATAATTTTATTCTAAATTTTTAATTCCAAAATTATATAAGATAAAAGCAAATTTATCTGCAGATTCTTCAATGATTAACTCTGTAGGCTTACCTGCTCCATGTCCTGCCTTGGTTTCAATTCTTATTAATGCTGGGTTTGAACATCCTTGTTTTTCCTGTAGTTCAGCAGCAAATTTATAGGAATGAGAGGGAACTACTCTGTCATCGTGATCTCCTGTGGTTATCAGGGTAGCAGGATAACAAACTCCTTTTTTCACATTATGCACGGGTGAATATGATTTTAAATACTCAAACATTTCTTTGCTATCATTAGCCGTACCGTAATCGTAGGCCCAGCCTGCTCCTGCTGTAAAAGTATGATATCTCAGCATGTCCAACACTCCCACTGCCGGCAAGGCTACTTTAGCCAAATCCGGTCGCATAGTCATTACTGCTCCTACCAGCAATCCGCCATTGGAGCCTCCAGCAATTGATAAATATCGGGAGGAAGTATAGTGATTGTTTATCAGATATTCTCCTGCTGCAATGAAATCTTCGAATACATTCTTCTTTTTCATCTTAGTACCTGCATCATGCCATTCCCTTCCGTATTCTCCTCCTCCCCTCAGGTTTGCTACGGCGTAAATTCCACCATTTTGTAACCATACGGCATTAGCTACAGAAAAACTTGGAAGTAAACTTATATTAAATCCTCCATACCCATACAAAATCGTAGGATTAGTACCGTCTAACGTAATTCCTTTTTTATAGGTAATCGTCATAGGAACCTGAGTCCCATCTTTAGAGGTGTAAAATATCTGTTTGCTTATATACTCGTCGGGATTAAATTTAATGTCGGGCTTTTTATAAAGCTCCGATTTACCTGTTTCGACATTAACCTGAAAAATTGACGATGGATATATATAATTCGTAAATGAATAATAAATATTTTTCTGATTCGTTTTCCCTACAAACCCATAGGTTTGACCTTCGCCCGGTAAATCAACCATGCGTACCAGATTCCCATTAAAATCATACTGCCTAACCACTGAATGAACATCCGTGATATAAGAGGCAAATAAATATCCTCCTGCCGAAGTAACGTTCATTACCGAGCTGGTTTCAGGAATTACATCCGCCCAAATAAGATTGGAACTCCCCATTTTTGATGCATTAAATTTTTTAAGCACCTGATTGGGTGCATTAAGGTTTGTTTGTACATATAACCAATCTCCTTTTGAAGTTATAACTTCATAATTGTTATCAAATCCTGATATTATTTTGTGAATATTGTTATCTGCCGAATGAAAATCCTGTATGTAAAGTTCATTTCCGGAAGTTGAATTGGCTGCTGTAATAACCAAATATCTCTGATCTTCGGTTACAGATGCCATAATATATCTTCTGGGAGTACTTTCTCCACCAAAAACAAGCTTATCCTTGGATTGCGGCTCGCCCAGCGTATGATAGTAAAGTTTATGATGTTCTGTTTTTCCTGCCAGCTGACTTCCTTCTTTAGGCTTGTCATAACTGGAATAATAAAAACCCTCACTCCCCTTCCAGGCTATTCCTGAAAATTTAACATCTTTTAGGGTATCTTCTATCTGTTTATTGGATCTTGTATCGAGAATTACTACTTTCCTCCAGTCAGATCCTCCTTCCGAAATCTGATACGCAGCCAGATTTCCGTCTTTACTAAATGAAATATCTCCCAGGGAAGAAGTTCCGTCTTTTGAAAAATTATTAGGATCTAAAAACGTTTCTTCCGGTCCACCAGTGGTAAGTTTCCGATATAAGACAGCTTGAGGCTGCAATCCGTTATTTTTATAATAGTACGTGTATTCACCTTCTTCAAAAGGAGCTGAAACTTTTTCATAGTTCCACAAGCGGGTGATCTGCTCTTTAAGCTGATTTCTATAAGGAATTTTTTTCAGGTAATCAAAAGTCAGTTTATTTTGCTTCTGAACCCAATCTGCCGTTGCTTTAGACTGATCGTCTTCCAGCCATCGATACGGTGCCTGAATTTTTTCTCCAAAATATTCGTCAATAACTTTTCCTTTATCGCTTACCGGATATTTCATATTCTGTGCATTTAAAACTGAGGCAATAAAAAGTCCTCCCAGTATTACTTTAATTTTGACCATATGTTATTAATACTTTTTTTCTCGAATGTTAAATATATAAAAAAAACCCTTAATTGCTTTAATTAAGGGCCTATATTATAAATTTAGTTTGTCTGAGTTTAAATATCGTAACTATATTCTGTTAAATTTTTAAATTCATTTAAACGAATTTCAAATTCTTTTGATTGTAACTCTTGTAATTTTTCAGTACCAAATTTTTCAACAGAGAACGAAGCTAAGGCACTTCCCACGATAATTGCTTTTTTCATATTTTCGAAAGATAAGTCACCGGTTTCTGCCAGATATCCGGCAAAACCTCCCGCAAAGGTATCTCCGGCACCTGTAGGATCAAAAACATCTTCCAGAGGCAAAGCAGGGGCAAAAAATATTTTACGTTCATTAAATAACAATGCGCCATGTTCCCCTTTTTTAATAACTACAACTTTAGGCCCCATTTCCTGAATTTTCTGAGCTGCTTTAACCAGGCTAAATTCTCCTGACAACTGACGGGCTTCTGCATCATTGATGGTAATAACATCAACTTTAGCTATTACTTCCATTAGTAAGTCCCAGGTACTGTTCATCCAGAAATCCATAGTATCCAGAATAGTCAGCTTAGGCTTTTCCTCCATTTGCTCAATTACTGATAATTGAACCGCCGGATGAAGATTACCTAACATAACAATTTCCGATTTTTTTTGCTCTTCCGGAATAACAGGATCAAAATTTTCGAGAACATTTAACTCAGTAATCAAAGTATCCCGGTTGTTCATATCTATATGATATTTCCCAGCCCAGAAAAAGGTTTTCCCTTCTTCGATCACTTTAATTCCCTCGATTCCGATGTTATTTTGAACCATCATATCTAAATAAGATCCTGGAAAATCCCCTCCGACTACAGAGACAATGTTTACTTCGGCTTTAAGTTTGGAAGCAGCTAGAGCTATGTAGGTAGCAGCTCCACCTAAAATTTTATCTGTTTTACCAAACGGTGTTTCAATAGCATCAAATGCAACCGTTCCTATTGCTAATAATTTCATTTTTTTCAATTAATAATAAAAGGCAGCTGCAAATATAGTTCTATTAAGAAATATATACTAAAAAAAATAACCCTTATCTTTTATATTTTGATTTATATTATTTTCTTTTTCCGGATTTCATATTAGGACTTAAACAAAAAAGGCTTAATTCTTTCGAAACCAAGCCTTCTATTATATTTAACTTATCGTAACCCTATTCGTTTGTTTTGAATTTGTACGAAACACCTACTCCAAATGTCTGACGCGTTTGTGTTTTTCTTATTTGATCATGATCATAAATCAAATCAAAGGTAAGTTTTGTTGAGATATGATTGTTTACTTTCATATCTATAACACTTCCAAATGTTATATCCACCCGTTCTGCATGTCTTAAATAATTGGAAAATAAAGATAATGAATTATCCCAAGTAATATTTTTCACTACTTCAGTTTTGTATTTTGCAGTGACCATGGCACCTAATTCCATAAACATATAATCCCCGTCGTGTCTTAAACCGTAATTTCCTTTTTTCTGAAGCTTTTCATCCAGTACAAAAGTATTTTTAGAAGTCAGGGGTAAAACTGAAAATTGAAATTTGCCTTCAGGCTTATATTCAAAACCAACTCCTAAGGTTAGATAGCCGGGTGACATAAATGATGATATTCGATCTTTTGAAGTATAATCCGGATGCGCGGAATAATCGTAACCATTAAACATCTGAGTTTTCATAGACATTGCTACACTGGCATACCAATTTTTTGAAATGGAATAGCCATACATGGATTCCAGTAGCAATATATCATCTGTTTTTTTCATTTTATCACCTTTGTTATTTATTTGTCCGTATCCAACAGTGATTTTATTCTTTGAAATATGTTTGCCATTTTTATAATCAAAGGAATAATTAATTCTTGCGGCTCCTCCAAATGAATTGGTTCCTCCGGCAATCCAATTTGAAAATGAATTCTGATTGATAGTCAGTGAATGATCTCCACTTATTTTCCAATGATTTTCTTTTTTTGGAATAAGCACTGAATCTTTTACGGATGTGTTTACCTCATTTTCCTGCGCTTTACTAAGTCCAGAAACAGACAAAGCCAACAAAAGCAATAAAAGTTTTTTTAGCATTTTTTATTTAATTTTGACATTTAAAGGAGCAAATGTAATAATAATTTAAAAAATATACTTACATTTATCTATCATTCAATTAATTATTTATCCACAAGTGAAAA contains these protein-coding regions:
- a CDS encoding FG-GAP-like repeat-containing protein, with translation MKLPNTILFIGVFLLYTFNLNAQKIVSSLPDNDSNQKITDSEYIIFTPGFRVTAKNETQFSASITGGKGDGTSNISDDPSSSSSLGVADTKGEISVSNMGSASYVIPVAVPPGVKNIGPQISLSYNSSSDNGMAGYGWSISGISSISVVSTRLDLDGFVSGVSFNENIRFSLDGQRLILKQGEYGKPGAIYQTENYSNLKIESLGTANLSGQEGVKPEYFKVTFPDGTQVFYGSSEDSRGITEWLIKKWKDPQGNYIEYIYEKEFNTTYISKILWGKNENKSSGVSNSIQFFYKKRERMEFAYIQGIKLINTRILDKIEVYSSGALFKKYQVTHEKISGNYQRVSSIQEFNSKNQAANPVSFSYKNTAGSFSGYEKVELKTLGNLRDVRATGDFNGDGEADVIDANNKLYWNIFNKLGVDNSISSIDPQGLFLGTSINFSTANKLNNYQSILYYGDKNDSELSTYDIEYLKGQKLILKVKDFDKPSNQFKDVYTKEIDYPYVNVYGSRKHCYSTSKLPIYTGRGAQKKILSGDFNGDGISEILVLGKSKTIYYNIESIPAPIPSGGVDICREREIEKHVPAYYVDMNPNSSQKTYFVTGMNLKYDDIITIADFNGDGKDDIFTINSDGYFTLYTFDKESNFKELFRGHMPEYGSEKTYLVGDLNGDGKIDIMVPEAEGSTNWYIYISTGKGFDKIKYNYFREYKPYWEGRPSANRVRVRKYQLVDLNKDGKADFVESEYESWTVQPGDRDGRGYIRYFENMGGAEKPVFANMMQSTPLRSRYGYEEPIELIVADYKNNEKTGNYLFGQGKQIWKGKFNKDLRKEILITQVSESGGNIVTQLDYASLIPNIQNKGLGDAAGVYFSSDQEVYPYKEIIQVPNMDVVEKVTVRTGTKYLYQKYKYFGLTAHTQGLGLLGFKKVARSNWMTDENIVKAEIWSVEEMYPQLGRNEGSYSPWISSWTFKGNNYNLISTPQDNQLLSKSSTRFYTQRSTSGIIKILPADKSENDYITGKTTTENYQYDSYGNPIQTKMNNGVSTLISKYTYDNDATGANENYYIGRLVKKESAVTAYNDTYTSEERFTYDKNLIKQSFKKGYKTDEIAESYTYDDWGNLIQKTISAPGVSPRTVKDTYDSEGRFVIRKTDINNLTENFIYNTWGQVLEHTDALGTKIQTVYDGWGKLIKVTTTGTSDQPLITYTEYQRTSEGGAKIISFNNQTGEYSALYKDVYGRDIKATTKGFASGTYVSKETVYDVLGRKLKESEPYFESEGSPAYWNLTEYDELSRPVKQTLFTGKVNTISYKGLSVTTSDGVKKKTLTKDANGNTIKVDDNGETITYSYYANGTPKTSNYGGHIITTKQDGWGRKIYLHDPAVSSQPYTYSYNNYGEQITETTPDGTTTYTYSPMGKVLTKRITGSHTQVTVSYEYSDKGLLLKETGTANGQAYTNVYNYDTFYRLKNTREITPQAAYFKEYTYDPLGRTQTERVTTSLGKQVSAITVQNSYNLYNGILDKKTHAESGKILWQLTGMNERMQVLNAQLGNGITIKNTIDGAGFITKTEQKGELSAPLVASYDFDWKRGTLTSRYNQYYNWNEQFTYDSFDRLVSWSDPSGVNSNSYASDGRITSNSQIGEYNYVTSSRYKKSSINLNKAGNNYYKDKPTQQITYNVFKNPVQITEGQEKVIFEYNLHNSRTQAEVSTGSTIHTRKYYSDDKQVEIITDEEGTKIITYISGTPYDAPALWMTRFTTSGSKSEEGIYYLHRDYQGTILAVSNEKGQTVERRLFDPWGNVVKVTDKNGNTQSVNAQFKFLDRGYTGHEHFFTVGLIHMNGRVYDPVLKQFLSPDNFIQEAFNSQNYNRYGYVLNNPLMYTDPSGELFGLGELATAAIVGAFIGATTYTAYALYTDTFSWSGFATSTIMGGVSGVAAYGVGTLAGTMFPSVVANTATMGMKIAHAVVSAGFHTLSQGVIVGISGGDVLSGMSSGGISSLVASAVGLGGAAAGINGSKTFGTLFFGTLSGGFGSVLTNGNFWQGAATGLVVSGLNHVVHKIEKITFLENTGGDPNPNRNWRQDKLLSKGEIEKLQEAGWDHSDKGKGGGKKDLYKDKEGNVYEKPKGGNGPGEWTGHNLNNLSTSSLLNKMGGDGLLKIMEKAAGSLIRVPVIPEIIFMMLDDGLNNKQLML
- a CDS encoding T9SS type A sorting domain-containing protein, whose amino-acid sequence is MKKSYSALLLFLFVFTFSQSEKLVFDYDISGNQVLRKYQLENQKKFREESSLDALDKSSEKRILIYPNPVETGLFIEWDSSIANLLTKIELVPYNGNAVEEVKFIASERRIWINMAYRLPGVYYFKIYCSNGEVLLHSVIKN
- a CDS encoding prolyl oligopeptidase family serine peptidase encodes the protein MVKIKVILGGLFIASVLNAQNMKYPVSDKGKVIDEYFGEKIQAPYRWLEDDQSKATADWVQKQNKLTFDYLKKIPYRNQLKEQITRLWNYEKVSAPFEEGEYTYYYKNNGLQPQAVLYRKLTTGGPEETFLDPNNFSKDGTSSLGDISFSKDGNLAAYQISEGGSDWRKVVILDTRSNKQIEDTLKDVKFSGIAWKGSEGFYYSSYDKPKEGSQLAGKTEHHKLYYHTLGEPQSKDKLVFGGESTPRRYIMASVTEDQRYLVITAANSTSGNELYIQDFHSADNNIHKIISGFDNNYEVITSKGDWLYVQTNLNAPNQVLKKFNASKMGSSNLIWADVIPETSSVMNVTSAGGYLFASYITDVHSVVRQYDFNGNLVRMVDLPGEGQTYGFVGKTNQKNIYYSFTNYIYPSSIFQVNVETGKSELYKKPDIKFNPDEYISKQIFYTSKDGTQVPMTITYKKGITLDGTNPTILYGYGGFNISLLPSFSVANAVWLQNGGIYAVANLRGGGEYGREWHDAGTKMKKKNVFEDFIAAGEYLINNHYTSSRYLSIAGGSNGGLLVGAVMTMRPDLAKVALPAVGVLDMLRYHTFTAGAGWAYDYGTANDSKEMFEYLKSYSPVHNVKKGVCYPATLITTGDHDDRVVPSHSYKFAAELQEKQGCSNPALIRIETKAGHGAGKPTELIIEESADKFAFILYNFGIKNLE
- a CDS encoding PfkB family carbohydrate kinase; the protein is MKLLAIGTVAFDAIETPFGKTDKILGGAATYIALAASKLKAEVNIVSVVGGDFPGSYLDMMVQNNIGIEGIKVIEEGKTFFWAGKYHIDMNNRDTLITELNVLENFDPVIPEEQKKSEIVMLGNLHPAVQLSVIEQMEEKPKLTILDTMDFWMNSTWDLLMEVIAKVDVITINDAEARQLSGEFSLVKAAQKIQEMGPKVVVIKKGEHGALLFNERKIFFAPALPLEDVFDPTGAGDTFAGGFAGYLAETGDLSFENMKKAIIVGSALASFSVEKFGTEKLQELQSKEFEIRLNEFKNLTEYSYDI
- a CDS encoding DUF3078 domain-containing protein, yielding MLKKLLLLLLALSVSGLSKAQENEVNTSVKDSVLIPKKENHWKISGDHSLTINQNSFSNWIAGGTNSFGGAARINYSFDYKNGKHISKNKITVGYGQINNKGDKMKKTDDILLLESMYGYSISKNWYASVAMSMKTQMFNGYDYSAHPDYTSKDRISSFMSPGYLTLGVGFEYKPEGKFQFSVLPLTSKNTFVLDEKLQKKGNYGLRHDGDYMFMELGAMVTAKYKTEVVKNITWDNSLSLFSNYLRHAERVDITFGSVIDMKVNNHISTKLTFDLIYDHDQIRKTQTRQTFGVGVSYKFKTNE